A window of Anomalospiza imberbis isolate Cuckoo-Finch-1a 21T00152 chromosome 4, ASM3175350v1, whole genome shotgun sequence contains these coding sequences:
- the FGF5 gene encoding fibroblast growth factor 5 isoform X2, which translates to MSKKGKLHASARFTVDCHFRERFQENSYNTYASAVHRSPRSGRQWYVALNKRGKAKRGCSPRARPQHVSTHFLPRFWQPQPPELAFTVALPEKKPPPPKPKAAPSPPRKSAGPVKYRLKFRFG; encoded by the exons AtgtcaaaaaaaggaaaactccaTGCAAGT GCCCGCTTCACGGTGGACTGCCATTTCCGGGAGCGCTTCCAGGAGAACAGCTACAACACCTACGCCTCGGCCGTGCACCGCAGCCCTCGCTCGGGCCGCCAGTGGTACGTGGCCCTCAACAAGCGGGGCAAAGCCAAGCGGGGCTGCAgcccccgcgcccggccccAGCACGTCTCCACGCACTTCCTGCCCCGCTTCTGGCAGCCGCAGCCCCCCGAGCTCGCCTTCACCGTCGCCCTCCCCGAGAAGAAGCCCCCGCCGCCCAAGCCCAAGGCCGCCCCGTCCCCGCCTCGGAAGAGCGCCGGCCCTGTCAAGTACCGGCTGAAGTTCCGCTTCGGGTAG